A stretch of the Carassius carassius chromosome 6, fCarCar2.1, whole genome shotgun sequence genome encodes the following:
- the LOC132142772 gene encoding SWI/SNF-related matrix-associated actin-dependent regulator of chromatin subfamily A member 5-like, whose protein sequence is MSQTESSVEQQQPREEPSQLHSAAPAEDDGSENGHDEASDTAMDSEAQSSSPPSAKEKDQPGGYEEKVKTDRTNRFEYLLKQTELFAHFIQPAAQKTPTSPLKMKPGRPRIKKDEKQNLLSAGDNRHRRTEQEEDEELLSESSKATSVCTRFDDSPSYVKNGKLRDYQVRGLNWLISLYENGINGILADEMGLGKTLQTISLLGYMKHYRNIPGPHMVLVPKSTLYNWMNEFKRWVPSLRAVCLIGDRNERTAFIRDTLLPGEWDVCVTSYEMLIIERAVFKKFNWRYLVIDEAHRIKNEKSKLSEIVREFKTTNRLLLTGTPLQNNLHELWALLNFLLPDVFNSSEDFDSWFDTNNCLGDTKLVERLHTVLRPFLLRRIKADVEKSLLPKKETKMYIGLSKMQREWYTKILMKDIDILNSAGKMDKMRLLNVLMQLRKCCNHPYLFDGAEPGPPYTTDLHLVVNSGKMAVLDKLLPKLKEQGSRVLIFSQMTRMLDILEDYCMWRNYCYCRLDGQTPHEERQISINAFNEPNSSKFLFMLSTRAGGLGINLATADVVIIYDSDWNPQVDLQAMDRAHRIGQKKQVRVFRFITDNTVEERIVERAEMKLRLDSIVIQQGRLVDPNTSKLGKDEMLSIIRHGATHVFASKESEITDEDIDAILERGEKKTMEMKEKLANLGESSLRNFTMDTENSVYNFEGEDYREKKKVITNWIEPPKRERKANYAVDAYFREALRVSEPKAPKAPRPPKQPNVQDFQFFPPRLFELLEKEILYYRKTIGYKVPRNPDLPNSAQMQKEEQAKIDEAEPLNEEELEEKENLLSQGFTIWTKRDFNQFIKANEKWGRDDIENIAREVEGKTPEEVMEYSAVFWERCNELQDIEKIMAQIERGEARIQRRISIKKALDSKIGRYKAPFHQLRISYGTNKGKNYTEEEDRFLICMLHKLGFDKESVYDELRQCIRNSPQFRFDWFLKSRTAMELQRRCNTLITLIERENMELEEREKAEKKKRGPRTSSAQKRKQDGSSEARGRKKKLKL, encoded by the exons ATGTCCCAAACAGAAAGCAGCGTGGAACAGCAGCAGCCGCGGGAAGAGCCGAGCCAACTCCACTCGGCTGCTCCGGCAGAG GATGATGGCTCAGAAAATGGTCACGATGAAGCTTCAGATACCGCAATGGATAGTGAAGCGCAGTCGTCATCACCTCCCTCGGCGAAGGAAAAGGACCAGCCGGGTGGATATGAAGAAAAAGTG AAAACAGATCGGACCAACAGATTCGAGTACCTCCTAAAGCAGACCGAATTGTTTGCTCATTTCATCCAACCAGCTGCCCAGAAGACCCCAACTTCTCCTCTGAAGATGAAGCCTGGCCGCCCTCGCATTAAGAAAGACGAGAAGCAGAACCTGCTCTCTGCTGGAGA TAACCGCCACCGTCGGACTGagcaggaggaggatgaagagctCCTGAGTGAGAGCAGCAAGGCCACCAGCGTTTGCACACGTTTTGACGATTCGCCTTCCT ATGTGAAAAATGGCAAACTGAGAGACTACCAAGTGCGTGGACTGAACTGGCTCATTTCCCTCTATGAGAACGGAATCAACGGGATCCTTGCTGATGAAATG GGTCTTGGCAAGACTCTACAGACCATCTCTTTGCTGGGCTACATGAAGCATTATAGAAACATTCCTGGACCACACATGGTTCTGGTGCCTAAATCCACACTGTATAACTGGATGAACGAGTTCAAGCGTTGGGTTCCCTCTCTGCGTGCTGTCTGCCTCATCGGTGACAGAAATGAAAGA ACGGCTTTTATCCGTGACACACTGCTGCCAGGAGAGTGGGATGTGTGCGTCACCTCCTATGAGATGCTCATTATCGAGAGGGCCGTCTTCAAAAAGTTCAACTGGAGATACCTGGTCATTGACGAGGCTCACCGCATCAAGAACGAGAAATCAAAG CTTTCAGAGATCGTGCGAGAGTTCAAGACCACAAATCGATTGCTGCTGACTGGAACCCCTCTACAGAATAACCTCCATGAGCTTTGGGCGTTGCTGAACTTCCTGCTGCCTGACGTCTTTAACTCCTCAGAG GATTTTGATTCCTGGTTTGACACCAATAACTGTCTGGGAGACACAAAACTGGTGGAACGTTTACATACT GTACTCCGTCCATTCCTGCTGAGACGTATCAAAGCTGATGTGGAGAAGTCTCTCCTCCCCAAAAAGGAAACCAAGATGTATATTGGCCTTAGCAAGATGCAGCGAGAAtg GTACACCAAGATTTTGATGAAAGACATTGACATTCTGAACTCTGCTGGGAAGATGGACAAAATGCGTCTGTTGAATGTGCTGATGCAGCTCAGGAAATGCTGCAACCACCCTTACTTGTTCGACGGAGCAGAGCCTGGCCCGCCCTACACCACCGACCTCCACCTGGTGGTCAACAGCGGAAAGATGGCAGTACTGGACAAGCTGTTGCCCAAGCTGAAAGAGCAAG GTTCCCGTGTGCTGATCTTCAGTCAGATGACCAGGATGCTGGACATTCTGGAGGATTACTGTATGTGGCGTAACTATTGTTACTGTCGTCTGGATGGACAGACTCCTCATGAGGAGCGACAG ATCTCCATCAATGCCTTCAACGAGCCCAACAGCTCGAAGTTCCTGTTCATGTTGAGCACCAGAGCAGGAGGTCTTGGTATCAATCTGGCCACTGCTGATGTCGTCATCATCTACGACTCGGACTGGAATCCTCAAGTGGATCTTCAGGCGATG GATCGTGCCCACAGGATTGGTCAAAAGAAGCAGGTGCGCGTCTTCCGTTTTATCACGGACAATACAGTGGAGGAAAGAATTGTGGAACGTGCAGAAATGAAGCTCCGCTTAGACTCCATTGTCATTCAACAAG GCAGGCTGGTCGATCCAAACACAAGCAAACTGGGCAAAGACGAGATGCTGTCCATCATTCGTCATGGTGCCACTCATGTGTTCGCCTCCAAGGAGAGCGAGATCACCGATGAAGACATTGATGCCATCttggagagaggagagaagaag ACCATGGAGATGAAGGAAAAGTTGGCTAATCTTGGCGAAAGCTCGCTGAGGAACTTCACCATGGACACAGAGAACAGCGTGTACAACTTTGAGGGTGAAGactacagagaaaagaaaaag GTCATCACTAACTGGATTGAGCCACCCAAGAGAGAGCGCAAGGCCAACTACGCTGTAGATGCTTACTTCAGAGAGGCCCTGCGTGTCAGCGAGCCCAAAGCACCAAAG GCTCCCCGTCCTCCCAAACAGCCCAATGTTCAAGACTTCCAGTTCTTTCCCCCTCGGCTCTTTGAGCTGCTGGAAAAAGAGATCCTGTATTACAGGAAGACTATCGGCTACAAG GTGCCAAGAAACCCCGATCTGCCCAACTCAGCCCAAATGCAGAAAGAGGAACAGGCCAAGATCGATGAAGCTGAACCACTTAATGAGGAAGAACTGGAGGAGAAGGAGAACCTCCTGTCACAG GGCTTTACTATCTGGACCAAACGTGACTTCAATCAGTTCATCAAGGCCAATGAGAAGTGGGGAAGAGACGATATCGAGAACATCGCCCGTGAGGTCGAGGGCAAAACGCCGGAGGAGGTCATGGAATATTCTG CTGTGTTCTGGGAGCGCTGCAATGAGCTGCAGGACATTGAGAAGATCATGGCTCAGATCGAGAGAGGAGAGGCCCGAATCCAGAGGAGGATCAGCATCAAGAAAGCACTGGACTCTAAA ATTGGCCGTTATAAGGCACCGTTCCATCAGCTCAGGATCTCATACGGCACCAACAAAGGGAAGAACTACACTGAGGAGGAGGATCGATTTCTCATCTGCATGCTGCACAAACTGGGTTTTGACAAGGAGAGCGTTTACGATGAGCTGCGCCAGTGCATACGCAACTCGCCCCAGTTCCGCTTCGACTGGTTCCTCAAGTCCCGCACGGCCATG GAGCTTCAGAGGAGATGTAACACACTGATCACGCTCATCGAACGTGAGAACATGGAGCTGGAAGAGCGAGAGAAAGCAGAGAAGAAGAAGAGGGGCCCTCGCACATCTTCG GCCCAGAAACGCAAGCAGGACGGGAGCTCAGAGGCACGTGGCCGCAAGAAGAAGCTCAAATTGTGA